In one window of Eggerthella guodeyinii DNA:
- a CDS encoding phosphoadenosine phosphosulfate reductase, translated as MIRNYTRQNVYDALQERLQFVFDEFENVYISFSGGKDSGLLLNLVLDFRDAYFPGRRVGVFHQDFEAQYSATTEYVERTFDRIEEKVEPHWVCLPMATRTALSSYEMFWYPWDDEKQEAWVRPMPKRPYVINLENNPMTTYRYKMHQEDLAKQFGRWYHVEHPGGKTICLLGIRADESLQRYSGILNKRYGYGGKCWITKQFKDVWAASPLYDWSTSDVWHANSIFDYDYNRLYDLYHMAGLTPDQMRVASPFGDSAKDSLNVYRVIDPKIWAKLVGRVRGANFGAIYGRTKAMGYRNLTLPEGHTWKSFTFFLLETLPAPLREHYVKKFKTSIEFWFTTGGGLSEEVIADLVEHGYKIHRNGVSNYTLNKNSRIVFEGELPDHTDDIKSTKDIPSWKRMCYCILKNDHTCRFMGFGLTRERQKQVDSLKHKYKTVIGR; from the coding sequence ATGATTAGGAATTACACCAGACAGAACGTATACGACGCTCTCCAGGAGCGGCTGCAGTTCGTCTTCGACGAGTTCGAGAACGTCTACATCTCCTTCTCGGGCGGCAAGGACAGCGGGCTGCTGCTCAACCTCGTCCTTGATTTCCGCGACGCGTATTTCCCAGGCCGGCGGGTCGGCGTCTTCCACCAGGATTTCGAGGCCCAGTACTCCGCCACCACCGAGTACGTCGAGAGGACCTTCGACAGGATAGAGGAGAAGGTCGAGCCGCACTGGGTGTGTCTGCCCATGGCGACGAGAACGGCCCTGAGCAGCTACGAGATGTTCTGGTACCCGTGGGACGACGAAAAGCAGGAGGCGTGGGTCCGGCCCATGCCCAAGCGCCCCTACGTGATCAACCTCGAGAACAACCCGATGACCACCTATCGCTACAAGATGCACCAAGAGGATCTCGCCAAGCAGTTCGGCAGGTGGTACCACGTCGAGCATCCGGGAGGAAAGACGATCTGCCTGCTTGGGATACGCGCGGACGAATCGCTCCAGCGGTACAGCGGCATCCTGAACAAGCGGTACGGCTACGGCGGGAAATGCTGGATAACCAAGCAGTTCAAGGACGTCTGGGCCGCCAGCCCGCTGTACGACTGGTCGACGAGCGACGTCTGGCACGCCAACTCGATCTTCGACTACGACTACAACCGGCTGTACGACCTGTACCACATGGCAGGGCTCACCCCCGACCAGATGAGGGTGGCGTCCCCCTTCGGCGATTCCGCGAAGGACAGCCTGAACGTGTACCGGGTCATCGACCCGAAGATATGGGCCAAGCTCGTCGGGCGGGTGCGCGGCGCGAACTTCGGGGCGATCTACGGCCGAACCAAGGCGATGGGGTACCGGAACCTGACGCTGCCGGAGGGACACACGTGGAAGTCCTTCACGTTCTTCCTGCTGGAGACGCTGCCTGCGCCCCTGAGGGAGCACTACGTCAAGAAGTTCAAAACCTCGATAGAGTTCTGGTTCACCACGGGCGGGGGGTTGAGCGAAGAGGTGATCGCCGACCTGGTCGAGCATGGCTACAAGATTCACCGGAACGGGGTGTCGAACTACACCCTGAACAAGAACTCGCGCATCGTGTTCGAAGGCGAGCTTCCCGACCATACCGACGACATTAAATCGACCAAGGATATCCCGAGCTGGAAAAGGATGTGCTACTGCATCCTGAAGAACGACCACACATGCCGGTTCATGGGATTCGGCCTGACGAGAGAACGGCAGAAGCAAGTCGATTCGTTGAAGCACAAGTACAAGACGGTGATAGGCAGGTAG
- a CDS encoding HAD family hydrolase, protein MAQFDTLVFDLDGTLLDTLPDLVVLTNAALNEQGFPSRTTDEIHSFVGNGARALMYQAVPADATSEQAEAAMRRWMELYPVIGNKLTKPYPHMEETLAELAQRGIGLGVLSNKFDQGVHDVIDAYLPNLFAVKYGEREDIPRKPDPTGLLRSIGELGSTPARTAYVGDSPGDVAVSHNAGTFAVGVAWGYHHADALREAGADLVIEDARELLQLVGAR, encoded by the coding sequence ATGGCTCAGTTCGATACGCTGGTGTTCGACCTCGATGGAACGCTGCTCGACACGCTGCCGGATTTGGTGGTGCTGACGAACGCCGCCCTCAACGAGCAGGGGTTCCCCAGCCGCACGACCGACGAGATTCACAGCTTCGTGGGCAACGGCGCCCGCGCGCTCATGTACCAGGCCGTCCCGGCCGACGCGACGTCCGAGCAGGCCGAGGCCGCCATGCGCCGCTGGATGGAGCTGTACCCCGTCATCGGGAACAAGCTGACAAAGCCGTATCCGCACATGGAGGAGACGCTGGCCGAGCTCGCACAGCGCGGCATCGGCTTGGGCGTGTTGTCCAACAAGTTCGACCAGGGCGTGCACGACGTGATCGACGCGTACCTCCCCAACCTGTTCGCCGTGAAGTACGGCGAGCGTGAGGACATTCCGCGCAAGCCCGACCCCACGGGGCTGTTGCGCTCCATCGGCGAGCTGGGCTCCACGCCGGCCCGCACGGCGTACGTGGGCGACTCACCGGGAGACGTGGCGGTGTCGCACAACGCCGGCACGTTCGCCGTCGGCGTGGCGTGGGGCTACCACCACGCGGATGCGCTGCGCGAAGCGGGCGCCGACCTCGTCATCGAAGACGCGCGCGAGCTGCTGCAGCTCGTGGGCGCGCGCTAG
- a CDS encoding LCP family protein has product MRSAKAAQSGRIAPRDQAAAFSRDAYGDNTSYRPAYVPGSQGAGANGAYGRQTAASQYSRNNPNYSAARKKMGRGKKIALGVVIAILVVAVGGGSAFAMWKNSINDQLTKGNKTDEEILAINDALKTEKDMTFTEPFYMILIGTDEAEDSDEDMHRSDTNIVVRIDPNKNQATMVSIPRDTKIDIDGYGTNKFNAAYAYGGAAGTIREANQLLGIEISHYAEVNFGKLKELVDAVGGVDVEVTERIDDPDADGTSAHPEWPRVIIEEGEQHLDGNQALVFARSRAYADGDFTRTANQRALIMAIVNKVLDLNATDLLGVVQAASSCVTTDLAVGDIAALAEQFQDEGDLTIYSAMIPSTTAMIGDVSYVINDPVATKEMMKLVEAGEDPSSVVSTGNVAIPESTGSTGSGTTSTYSDNSGYGTGVDNSGYYDPGYVDPTVGDGSYNGGTVDNGYTDSGGTGGYDDGTVGTGGGGTYDPSYDPNAYDASAAAA; this is encoded by the coding sequence GTGCGTTCGGCCAAAGCCGCGCAGTCGGGTCGCATCGCCCCGCGCGACCAGGCAGCTGCTTTCTCGCGCGATGCGTACGGGGACAATACCTCGTATCGGCCGGCGTACGTGCCCGGCAGCCAGGGCGCCGGCGCGAACGGCGCGTACGGGCGCCAGACCGCGGCAAGCCAATACTCGCGCAACAACCCGAACTACTCCGCGGCCCGCAAGAAGATGGGGCGCGGCAAGAAGATCGCACTCGGCGTGGTCATCGCGATTCTCGTGGTGGCCGTGGGCGGCGGCTCGGCCTTCGCGATGTGGAAGAACTCCATCAACGACCAGCTGACCAAGGGCAACAAGACCGACGAGGAAATCCTGGCCATCAACGACGCGCTCAAAACCGAAAAGGACATGACGTTCACCGAGCCGTTCTACATGATTTTGATCGGCACCGACGAAGCCGAGGACAGCGACGAGGACATGCACCGCTCCGACACGAACATCGTGGTGCGCATCGATCCCAACAAGAACCAGGCCACGATGGTGTCCATTCCCCGCGATACCAAGATCGACATCGACGGTTACGGGACGAACAAGTTCAACGCCGCCTACGCGTACGGCGGTGCGGCCGGCACCATTCGCGAGGCGAACCAGCTGCTGGGCATCGAGATCTCGCACTATGCCGAGGTGAACTTCGGCAAGCTGAAGGAGCTGGTCGACGCGGTCGGCGGCGTGGACGTCGAAGTGACCGAGCGCATCGACGACCCGGATGCCGACGGCACGTCGGCGCATCCCGAGTGGCCGCGCGTCATCATCGAAGAGGGCGAGCAGCACCTTGATGGTAACCAAGCGCTCGTGTTCGCGCGCAGCCGCGCCTACGCCGACGGCGACTTCACGCGCACCGCGAACCAGCGCGCGCTCATCATGGCTATCGTCAACAAGGTGCTGGATCTGAACGCCACCGATCTGCTGGGCGTCGTTCAAGCCGCGTCGAGCTGCGTGACCACCGACCTGGCCGTGGGTGACATCGCGGCGCTTGCGGAGCAGTTCCAGGACGAGGGCGACCTCACCATCTACTCGGCGATGATACCTTCGACAACGGCGATGATCGGCGATGTGTCGTACGTCATCAACGATCCGGTGGCCACCAAGGAAATGATGAAGCTGGTCGAGGCCGGCGAAGATCCCAGCTCGGTGGTTTCGACGGGCAACGTGGCCATTCCCGAATCCACGGGCAGCACCGGCAGCGGAACGACGAGCACGTACAGCGACAACTCGGGGTACGGCACGGGAGTGGACAATTCCGGCTATTACGATCCCGGGTACGTCGATCCGACGGTGGGCGACGGGTCGTACAACGGAGGCACGGTCGATAACGGGTACACCGACTCAGGCGGAACCGGCGGGTACGACGATGGAACGGTAGGCACCGGCGGTGGCGGGACATACGATCCCAGCTACGACCCGAACGCGTACGACGCGTCGGCGGCGGCAGCCTAG
- a CDS encoding VanZ family protein: MGRQVPNVGPSKPSKRFAVVSWVFVAAWAGFIFFMSSNTSTGLNTGLGIFSSIYQAMQAVQAQLLGPGVDVLSSIAHFCEYTVFGALLANALRCHMPLRRACFIAIACASLYGVSDEIHQLFVPGRMCDPVDWMVDTVGATLGSGIAYAVLRKRAAGSSRPQ; encoded by the coding sequence ATGGGGCGTCAGGTGCCGAACGTGGGGCCGTCGAAGCCGTCGAAGCGGTTCGCCGTCGTCAGCTGGGTGTTCGTGGCGGCGTGGGCGGGGTTCATCTTCTTCATGTCGTCGAACACGAGCACGGGCCTCAACACGGGGCTCGGCATATTCTCGAGCATCTACCAGGCGATGCAGGCCGTGCAGGCGCAGCTGCTGGGCCCGGGTGTGGACGTGCTGTCGTCCATCGCGCACTTCTGCGAGTACACGGTGTTCGGCGCGCTGCTCGCCAATGCGCTGCGCTGCCACATGCCGCTGCGCCGGGCGTGCTTCATCGCCATCGCGTGCGCGAGCCTGTACGGCGTGAGCGACGAGATTCATCAGCTGTTCGTGCCCGGGCGCATGTGCGACCCGGTCGATTGGATGGTGGACACCGTGGGTGCCACGCTGGGCTCGGGAATCGCGTACGCGGTGCTGCGCAAGCGCGCGGCCGGAAGCTCCCGGCCTCAGTAG
- a CDS encoding ATP-binding protein: protein MKRVSSARRVHIFTFTMLGIVLLAAAVVGYMKLVQHVVYEECSGHLEEIYSQVNASFKDLVSKNWNLLDGWDYHIDHTASSDDDLVSFLQEEQGKWGFTDFYFLDKDGNYLTFTGEKGFLNLNAQIDRIMIDGNNAVVDALLPDGSSLVVFAVPARGGSYREFPYDAVAVSYNTADMARAIDVNAFDGQSDCYVTYPDGRILLSAKEEGPSYNFVDMLAARSSLAGADLERLRKDLADGSSGVVGYQLDGTEHYLVYRPVGFQDWMMLGNVPVSVVNASMNQIQWATIAVLVVVFAPIALTTVLFLLHRNRRKLDAKELAIECREQLFSMLVRNADDIYVMFSPEGFAVEYVSPNVEKLLGVSPDAVKRDIRVLSESAVDPSGDPGTEAIASLEEGGCLQMYRERIRPTTGEVRWYQETLYRESIKGVDKYVLVLSDRTEERKSSLLLEQALDIARSSNEAKSQFLANMSHDIRTPINAIVGMTKIARESGEASEKITSCLDAITVSSRHLLELINDVLDMSRIESGQLELQERRFDLDDVVAEVEAIIRPQAQAKGQDLHVDCSGVEHKVFAGDELRISQILLNLASNAVKYTQEGGSISFVVSELEKTRSSYARLVFAILDNGMGMSPEFVERIFDPFERSEEASISRIQGTGLGMSITKALIDAMGGVVEVDSEVGSGSAFRVTLELRLASPKETRPPLDDAPAVAPYDFEGKRFLLAEDNELNAEIMIELLGHRGAEVEWAENGEAACDAFARRPVGYYDAVLMDVMMPIMNGYEAARAIRACAGTCAADVKIIALTANAFAEDVKTALDAGMDAHVAKPVDIDGLAGVLGRICG, encoded by the coding sequence ATGAAACGCGTCTCGAGCGCGCGCCGAGTACACATCTTCACGTTCACGATGCTGGGCATCGTTCTGCTGGCGGCGGCGGTCGTCGGCTATATGAAGCTTGTCCAGCACGTTGTCTACGAGGAGTGCAGCGGGCATCTTGAGGAAATATACTCGCAGGTCAATGCATCCTTCAAGGATCTCGTCTCGAAGAACTGGAACCTTCTGGACGGCTGGGACTATCACATCGATCACACCGCTTCATCCGATGACGACCTCGTCTCGTTCCTGCAGGAGGAGCAGGGGAAGTGGGGGTTCACGGACTTCTACTTCCTCGACAAGGACGGGAACTACCTGACGTTTACGGGCGAGAAGGGGTTCCTGAACCTCAACGCGCAGATCGACCGCATCATGATCGACGGCAACAACGCGGTGGTGGACGCCCTGCTTCCCGACGGGTCGTCCCTGGTCGTGTTCGCCGTCCCTGCGCGCGGCGGCTCGTATCGCGAGTTCCCGTACGACGCCGTTGCGGTGAGCTACAATACCGCGGACATGGCGCGCGCCATCGACGTGAACGCGTTCGACGGCCAGTCGGACTGCTACGTGACGTACCCTGACGGTCGCATCCTGCTGTCCGCGAAAGAGGAGGGCCCGTCGTACAACTTCGTGGACATGCTCGCCGCGCGGTCGAGCCTCGCCGGTGCCGATCTGGAGCGCCTCAGGAAGGACTTGGCCGACGGATCGAGCGGCGTGGTGGGATACCAGCTGGACGGAACCGAGCACTACCTGGTGTATCGGCCGGTGGGGTTCCAGGATTGGATGATGCTGGGCAACGTGCCGGTCAGCGTGGTGAACGCCAGCATGAACCAGATACAGTGGGCAACCATCGCGGTGCTCGTGGTGGTGTTCGCCCCGATCGCGCTGACCACCGTGCTGTTCCTGCTGCATCGCAACCGGCGCAAGCTCGATGCCAAGGAGCTGGCCATCGAGTGTCGCGAGCAGCTGTTCAGCATGCTGGTGCGCAACGCCGACGACATCTACGTCATGTTCTCGCCCGAAGGGTTCGCCGTGGAGTACGTCAGCCCCAACGTTGAGAAGCTGCTGGGCGTGTCGCCCGACGCCGTCAAGCGCGACATACGCGTGCTTTCGGAATCGGCGGTCGATCCGTCGGGCGATCCGGGGACCGAGGCGATTGCGTCGTTGGAAGAGGGCGGGTGCCTTCAAATGTACCGCGAGCGCATCCGGCCGACCACGGGCGAGGTTCGCTGGTATCAGGAAACGTTGTACCGCGAGTCCATCAAGGGCGTGGACAAGTACGTGCTCGTGCTGTCCGACCGCACGGAGGAGCGCAAAAGCAGCCTGTTGCTCGAGCAGGCGCTCGACATCGCGCGGTCGTCCAACGAGGCGAAGAGCCAGTTCCTCGCCAACATGTCGCACGATATCCGCACGCCCATCAACGCGATCGTCGGCATGACGAAGATCGCGCGGGAAAGCGGCGAGGCGAGCGAGAAGATAACGAGCTGCCTCGATGCGATCACCGTGTCCTCGCGGCACCTGTTGGAGCTGATCAACGACGTGCTCGATATGTCGCGCATCGAAAGCGGCCAGCTCGAGCTGCAGGAGCGGCGGTTCGACCTCGACGACGTCGTGGCCGAGGTGGAGGCGATCATCCGCCCGCAGGCCCAGGCGAAAGGCCAGGACCTGCACGTCGATTGCTCGGGGGTGGAGCACAAGGTGTTCGCCGGGGACGAGCTGCGCATCAGCCAGATCCTGCTCAATCTCGCGTCCAACGCGGTGAAGTACACGCAGGAGGGCGGTTCCATATCGTTCGTGGTGAGCGAGCTGGAGAAGACGCGATCCAGCTACGCGCGCCTCGTGTTCGCGATCTTGGATAACGGCATGGGGATGTCGCCTGAATTTGTCGAGCGGATTTTCGATCCGTTCGAGCGGAGCGAGGAGGCGTCCATATCGAGGATTCAGGGAACCGGGCTGGGCATGTCCATCACGAAAGCGCTGATCGACGCCATGGGCGGCGTCGTCGAGGTCGACAGCGAGGTGGGCAGCGGCAGCGCGTTCCGCGTGACGCTGGAGCTGCGGCTGGCATCGCCGAAGGAAACGCGGCCGCCGCTCGACGACGCGCCGGCGGTTGCGCCGTACGACTTCGAGGGCAAGCGGTTCCTGCTGGCCGAAGACAACGAGCTGAACGCCGAGATCATGATCGAGCTGCTGGGCCATCGCGGCGCCGAGGTGGAGTGGGCCGAGAACGGGGAGGCGGCGTGCGATGCGTTCGCGCGTCGGCCCGTGGGCTACTACGACGCCGTGCTCATGGACGTGATGATGCCGATCATGAACGGCTACGAGGCCGCGCGGGCGATCCGCGCCTGCGCCGGCACCTGTGCGGCCGACGTGAAGATCATCGCGCTCACGGCGAACGCGTTCGCCGAGGACGTGAAGACCGCGCTCGATGCGGGCATGGACGCCCACGTGGCGAAGCCCGTCGACATCGACGGGCTTGCAGGCGTGCTCGGCCGGATTTGCGGGTGA
- a CDS encoding helix-turn-helix domain-containing protein, which translates to MGDNVRRMRSYSNITKTRLALMVKIGRPLLNRIENGTADIRLSVIAKLADSLATTPDFLLTKHSDEDIRAEIEQREASAAVPAMRHARLY; encoded by the coding sequence CTGGGAGATAATGTCAGGCGCATGCGCTCGTACAGCAACATCACCAAGACGCGCCTCGCGCTCATGGTGAAAATCGGCCGCCCGCTCCTCAACAGAATCGAGAATGGCACGGCGGACATCCGGCTCTCCGTCATCGCGAAGCTGGCGGACTCCCTTGCCACGACGCCGGACTTCCTGCTGACGAAACACAGCGACGAAGACATCCGCGCCGAGATCGAGCAGCGGGAGGCCAGCGCCGCCGTTCCCGCGATGCGACACGCCCGCCTCTACTGA
- a CDS encoding DUF6273 domain-containing protein, whose translation MDDIRLHGVHIDDENNRVLAIAQSCVALMPYHLPGGAVDWEHCTLRQWLNDSFYRALPHTIRSRVLEVENRNAANARHGTHGGGPTVDRVFLLSIDEVERYFPAPAPFDGEPALSDLKRLHAFWRAGFQDRLLGWWWLRSPGQDPRFAATVSSTDEPTVCYEGHDVHGQMEGAEEEQDMLGAPFGKPFACGVRPALWLKL comes from the coding sequence TTGGATGACATACGCTTGCACGGAGTTCATATCGACGACGAGAACAACCGCGTTCTCGCAATCGCCCAATCGTGCGTGGCGCTCATGCCGTACCACCTCCCCGGCGGCGCCGTCGATTGGGAGCACTGCACGCTCAGGCAGTGGCTCAACGACAGCTTCTACCGAGCGCTGCCCCACACCATACGGTCCCGCGTCTTGGAAGTGGAGAACCGCAACGCGGCCAACGCGCGACACGGGACGCACGGCGGCGGCCCCACCGTCGACCGGGTGTTCCTCCTGTCGATCGACGAGGTGGAGCGCTACTTCCCCGCGCCCGCGCCGTTCGATGGCGAACCGGCGCTCTCGGACCTGAAACGATTGCACGCGTTCTGGCGCGCAGGGTTCCAAGACCGGCTGCTCGGGTGGTGGTGGTTGCGATCGCCAGGTCAGGACCCCCGCTTCGCGGCCACGGTCAGCAGCACGGACGAACCGACCGTGTGCTACGAGGGCCACGACGTGCACGGCCAGATGGAAGGCGCCGAAGAGGAGCAGGATATGCTGGGTGCCCCCTTCGGCAAGCCGTTCGCATGCGGCGTGCGCCCCGCCCTGTGGCTGAAACTGTAG
- a CDS encoding IbrB-like domain-containing protein, with protein sequence MSRSPAYNVIPVPIEKVKPNDYNPNAVAPPEYELLYDSIREDGYTMPVVCYRDEDKDEYIIVDGFHRYRIMLDHDDIRAREGGMLPVTVIDKPIDCRMASTIRHNRARGSHNVDLMSNIIAELHELGRSDAWISKHLGMDEDEILRLKQITGLAALFKDVRFGRAWEPVEEES encoded by the coding sequence ATGAGCAGAAGCCCGGCGTACAACGTGATACCCGTACCGATCGAGAAGGTCAAGCCGAACGATTACAACCCCAACGCCGTCGCTCCTCCGGAGTACGAGCTGCTCTACGACAGCATCCGGGAGGACGGCTACACGATGCCCGTCGTCTGCTACCGCGACGAGGACAAGGACGAGTACATCATCGTCGACGGCTTCCACCGCTACCGCATCATGCTCGATCACGACGACATCCGCGCGCGGGAGGGCGGGATGCTGCCCGTCACGGTCATCGACAAGCCCATCGATTGCCGGATGGCGAGCACCATCCGCCACAACCGCGCCCGCGGCTCGCACAACGTCGACCTCATGAGCAACATCATCGCCGAGCTGCACGAGCTCGGGCGCTCCGACGCATGGATATCGAAGCACCTCGGCATGGACGAGGACGAGATCCTGCGGCTCAAGCAGATCACCGGGTTGGCGGCGCTGTTCAAGGATGTGCGGTTCGGGCGCGCCTGGGAACCCGTGGAAGAGGAAAGCTGA
- a CDS encoding sensor domain-containing diguanylate cyclase codes for MYGIFHAYSNALSDEFYDLASDSMNDYTVAQKVEVESFISEVSSTISTMRVLAESPDVDLTGSTFTSYLEKWNEQGSFQISYAPIEQLEEGVEGDPNERDADTLRRLKAGETVVSDVRKSSRLDGYYFSIAEPVDRDGRVVGVLRSIVKAEKLLETSQLSSQVMLLGTLLIKEDGTIVSVSSRYEEDEGRSLYDLLESRSIDPDQIADIRSTIENDRDVSTVAMGKRDGLMTFLTSIRLDVNDWTIVNFTQESALAERSESILRSTVYTAALLIAISAAACLVVALVVSRARRRARRSAERYAVLAEFSDTVLFEYSYPRDTLELTPNARGMFSLGSLCAEGYLGKGIPLIDFLEGDYQRVHLMFEKPAPPNELRTTTCRARVLSGEYRWFSFTCRYLYEGAQPYMAVGKIVDITKQRETEELLTRKSQIDGLTKTLNKVTFQEKMAALLPVTDKGLLFVIDMDRFKQINDEHGHSMGDRVLEGVAQSLLDVFRHRDPVGRIGGDEFVAFLAGADDAAVIQAKREALESLIAEASRSLGVPIAMSIGVARYPQDGATYQELFDAADQAMYDEKNEGRD; via the coding sequence GTGTACGGGATCTTTCACGCGTATTCGAACGCGCTGAGCGATGAATTCTACGATTTGGCCAGCGACAGCATGAACGATTACACGGTCGCGCAAAAGGTGGAGGTGGAATCGTTCATCAGCGAGGTGAGTTCCACCATCTCCACGATGCGCGTGCTGGCGGAATCGCCCGACGTCGATCTGACGGGTTCCACGTTCACCTCGTACCTGGAGAAGTGGAACGAGCAGGGGTCGTTCCAGATCAGCTACGCGCCCATCGAGCAGCTCGAAGAGGGCGTGGAGGGTGATCCCAACGAGCGCGACGCCGACACGCTGCGCCGTCTGAAGGCGGGCGAAACCGTGGTGTCCGACGTGCGCAAATCGAGCCGCTTGGACGGCTACTATTTCAGCATCGCCGAGCCGGTCGACCGCGACGGCCGCGTGGTGGGCGTGCTGCGCAGCATCGTGAAGGCCGAGAAGCTGTTGGAAACGAGTCAGCTGAGCTCGCAGGTGATGCTGCTGGGAACCCTGTTGATCAAGGAGGACGGCACCATCGTCTCGGTGTCGAGCCGCTACGAGGAGGACGAGGGCAGAAGCCTGTACGACCTCCTCGAAAGCAGGAGCATCGATCCCGACCAGATTGCCGACATTCGCTCGACCATCGAGAACGATCGCGACGTGTCCACGGTGGCCATGGGCAAGCGGGACGGGCTCATGACGTTCCTCACTTCCATCCGCCTCGATGTGAACGATTGGACCATCGTCAACTTCACGCAGGAAAGCGCGCTTGCCGAGCGTTCCGAGAGCATCCTGCGATCCACCGTGTACACCGCGGCGCTCCTGATCGCGATCAGCGCGGCCGCCTGTCTCGTGGTCGCCCTGGTCGTGAGCCGCGCGCGGCGTCGCGCCCGCCGTTCGGCCGAGCGCTATGCGGTGCTCGCGGAGTTCTCAGACACCGTGCTGTTCGAGTACTCCTATCCGCGCGACACGCTGGAGCTGACGCCGAACGCGCGCGGGATGTTCTCGCTCGGCTCGCTGTGCGCCGAGGGCTACCTGGGCAAGGGCATCCCGCTCATCGACTTCCTCGAGGGCGATTACCAGCGCGTGCACCTCATGTTCGAGAAGCCCGCTCCGCCGAACGAGCTGCGCACCACCACGTGCCGTGCGCGCGTGCTGTCGGGCGAGTACCGCTGGTTCTCGTTCACGTGCCGCTATCTGTACGAGGGGGCGCAGCCCTACATGGCCGTGGGGAAGATCGTCGACATCACGAAGCAACGCGAAACCGAGGAGTTGCTCACGCGCAAGTCGCAGATCGACGGCTTGACGAAGACGCTCAACAAGGTGACGTTCCAGGAGAAGATGGCCGCGCTGCTGCCCGTCACCGACAAGGGGTTGCTGTTCGTCATCGACATGGATCGCTTCAAGCAGATCAACGACGAGCACGGCCACAGCATGGGCGATCGCGTGCTCGAGGGCGTGGCGCAGTCGTTGCTCGACGTGTTCCGCCATCGCGACCCGGTGGGGCGCATTGGTGGCGACGAGTTCGTGGCGTTCCTCGCGGGCGCGGACGATGCCGCGGTGATACAAGCGAAGCGCGAGGCTCTGGAATCGTTGATCGCAGAAGCCTCGCGCTCGCTGGGCGTGCCTATCGCGATGAGCATCGGGGTGGCGCGCTATCCGCAGGACGGCGCCACCTATCAAGAGCTGTTCGACGCGGCCGATCAGGCCATGTACGACGAGAAGAACGAAGGTCGCGACTAG